Proteins from one Vespa crabro chromosome 11, iyVesCrab1.2, whole genome shotgun sequence genomic window:
- the LOC124428216 gene encoding uncharacterized protein LOC124428216 isoform X3 translates to MAKEMMIVFVFDTSRCCKEEDDPAEAVMYFHPAWVSPTQRLALAGQLMGVNQFLATSFSPPHSISLQGGKFVFKKFGQYILAVGTDRNIHDWVLERRANTLESILKFFHCDLVKISESFNNDRNKFTEKLYQMFETYLPILQYSANLFSNIPVIKLPKSASNIFLEAIQILQYCQETNGIMGGALFYNNKYRVVATQLSADLTKQIVIMDPYRVKAPAERVDTEFHLPVGVQLLRVYIQEKQYIKLVQEANNERYFNSYLDSMAQKFSSQKKIMRKNSMKEPHISGTKRDTSRIFTVPEEGELEPMHCNNSATSISSLPITAYSSPVKRKQEYKIEPYEYTNPQTPSVCSTPLKDVNRVLHGSAVLICNMNDSADISKEKEIKELKEIKKNMDDIPDVVKEALRCKHLNKLRNPSIRRKSWRSKDLIKRSLSTSDLEASLDKISPDIPLRTYTLGLPKLNKNVHINYDIDMLPNKLSENNVFHTITDPCYPVFRSDGLPVSQALYEQYIASHYEELKDDNTNNYIDNRFLNLSDSLNKPSKANNESAAGDVKENETAASFNIELDNKSKQESNRKAMSLPLKPLNILDNDDKCKSEPECYNEYNLLQKRKLEGLQLTPLMSKLTLLADERTSGFCSKETTPSEFRDIFGFSAATNQLLKQKLEAVSKETNKENESKLNESECISATKDESNIVQIELFLCGHQNMVLVLLMENGTANNPDLIHSLWQTCIKTLGRLESQLQQCLDPLPSNENKELYSILSVDAEWDTIHRSGLWGVTELDIVSCLHDRFKQASNLTDVIVRTEDAVVYGNQCGQIEVFYQQAVAPNISGGLPTPADLMGIISLKAKRRLERDHGIVLL, encoded by the exons ATGGCAAA GGAAATGATGATAGTGTTTGTCTTTGACACGTCAAGATGttgtaaagaagaagatgatccTGCAGAAGCAGTTATGTACTTCCATCCTGCATGGGTGTCACCTACTCAAAGACTTGCTTTAGCAGGCCAATTGATGGGTGTTAATCAGTTCTTAGCAACATCATTTTCTCCACCACATTCAATTTCTCTGCAAGGTGGAAAATTTGTCTTCAAAAAGTTTGGTCAATATATACTT GCAGTAGGAACAGACAGAAATATACATGATTGGGTTTTAGAAAGAAGAGCAAATACCTTGGAatcaatattgaaattttttcattgcGATCTTGTAAAAATATCAGAATCTTTTAACAATGATAGAAACAAATTTACTGAGAAGCTATATCAAATGTTCGAAACTTACTTACCAATTCTTCAATACAGTgccaatttattttctaatattcctgttattaaaCTTCCAAAG AGTGccagtaatatatttttggaaGCAATACAAATTCTGCAATATTGTCAAGAAACAAATGGAATTATGGGTGGTgctctattttataataacaagtatag GGTAGTTGCAACACAATTAAGTGCAGATTTAACTAAACAAATTGTTATAATGGATCCATATAGAGTAAAG GCACCAGCAGAGAGAGTAGATACAGAATTTCATTTGCCCGTGGGAGTTCAACTATTACGAGTATAcatacaagaaaaacaatacatTAAATTAGTACAGGAAGCAAATAATGAACGTTATTTTAATTCGTATTTAGATTCCATGGCACAGAAATTTTCTTCTCAAAAAAAG aTCATGCGTAAGAACAGTATGAAAGAACCACATATATCTGGAACAAAACGCGACACATCACGAATTTTTACAGTACCTGAAGAAGGGGAGTTAGAACCAATGCACTGTAATAATAGTGCGACTagtatttcttctcttcctattACTGCATATAGTTCACCAGTGAAGCGTAAACAAGAGTATAAAATAGAACCATATGAATATACGAATCCACAAACACCAAGCGTTTGTTCTACACCTCTTAAAGATGTAAATAGAGTTCTACATGGATCAGCAGTTTTAATATGCAATATGAATGATAGTGCagatatttcaaaagaaaaagaaataaaagaattaaaagaaataaaaaaaaatatggatgATATTCCAGACGTTGTCAAAGAAGCACTTCGTtgtaaacatttaaataaactaAGGAATCCTTCTATTAGAAGAAAGTCATGGAGAAGCAAAGACTTAATCAAAAGAAGTTTAAGCACATCTGATTTAGAAGCTTCTTTAGATAAGATTTCTCCTGATATTCCACTTAGAACATATACATTAGGATTAccaaagttaaataaaaatgtgcaTATTAATTATGACATTGACATGTTACCAAATAAATTGTCAGAGAATAACGTTTTTCATACAATAACTGATCCATGTTATCCAGTTTTTCGTTCTGATGGATTACCTGTTTCACAGgcactatatgaacaatatatAGCTTCACATTATGAGGAACttaaagatgataatactaataattatattgacaatcgttttcttaatttatctGATTCATTGAATAAACCGTCTAAAGCTAATAATGAAAGTGCTGCTGGAGAtgtaaaggaaaatgaaactGCTGCATCTTTTAATATAGAACTTGATAACAAAAGTAAACAAGAATCTAATAGAAAAGCCATGAGTTTACCTTTGAAACCATTAAATATTTTGGATAATGATGACAAATGTAAATCAGAACCTGAAtgttataacgaatataatttattgcaaaaaagaaaactagaaGGTTTACAATTAACACCTCTTATGTCTAAATTGACTTTACTTGCTGATGAACGAACCAGTGGTTTTTGCAGTAAAGAAACAACACCTAGTGAATTTCGTGATATATTTGGATTTTCTGCTGCAACGaatcaattattaaaacaGAAATTAGAAGCAGTAagtaaagaaacaaataaagagaatgaaagtaaACTGAATGAAAGTGAATGCATCAGTGCTACTAAAGATGAAAGTAATATAGtacaaattgaattatttctatgTGGACATCAAAATATGGTCTTGGTTTTATTAATGGAAAATGGAACTGCTAACAATCCAGATTTAATACATTCTCTT TGGCAGACTTGTATCAAAACACTTGGCAGACTTGAATCTCAATTGCAACAATGTTTAGATCCTCTTCcatcaaatgaaaataaagagttATACAGCATTTTGAGTGTTGATGCAGAGTGGGATACAATACATCGTTCCGGACTTTGGGGAGTTACAGAATTGGATATAGTATCATGTCTTCATGATAGATTCAAACAAGCCAGTAATCTTACTGACGTTATTGTTCG gacTGAAGATGCTGTTGTTTATGGTAATCAATGTGGACAGATAGAAGTATTTTATCAGCAAGCAGTAGCTCCAAATATATCAGGAGGTCTTCCAACACCAGCAGATTTAATGGGAATTATATCTTTAAAAGCTAAACGTAGACTTGAAAGAGATCATGGAATTGTATTACTATAA
- the LOC124428216 gene encoding uncharacterized protein LOC124428216 isoform X2, translating into MNGFICICVHMYILNSWIYYFSLIMSLFKSLIFVKENGDFKLVEMMIVFVFDTSRCCKEEDDPAEAVMYFHPAWVSPTQRLALAGQLMGVNQFLATSFSPPHSISLQGGKFVFKKFGQYILAVGTDRNIHDWVLERRANTLESILKFFHCDLVKISESFNNDRNKFTEKLYQMFETYLPILQYSANLFSNIPVIKLPKSASNIFLEAIQILQYCQETNGIMGGALFYNNKVVATQLSADLTKQIVIMDPYRVKAPAERVDTEFHLPVGVQLLRVYIQEKQYIKLVQEANNERYFNSYLDSMAQKFSSQKKIMRKNSMKEPHISGTKRDTSRIFTVPEEGELEPMHCNNSATSISSLPITAYSSPVKRKQEYKIEPYEYTNPQTPSVCSTPLKDVNRVLHGSAVLICNMNDSADISKEKEIKELKEIKKNMDDIPDVVKEALRCKHLNKLRNPSIRRKSWRSKDLIKRSLSTSDLEASLDKISPDIPLRTYTLGLPKLNKNVHINYDIDMLPNKLSENNVFHTITDPCYPVFRSDGLPVSQALYEQYIASHYEELKDDNTNNYIDNRFLNLSDSLNKPSKANNESAAGDVKENETAASFNIELDNKSKQESNRKAMSLPLKPLNILDNDDKCKSEPECYNEYNLLQKRKLEGLQLTPLMSKLTLLADERTSGFCSKETTPSEFRDIFGFSAATNQLLKQKLEAVSKETNKENESKLNESECISATKDESNIVQIELFLCGHQNMVLVLLMENGTANNPDLIHSLWQTCIKTLGRLESQLQQCLDPLPSNENKELYSILSVDAEWDTIHRSGLWGVTELDIVSCLHDRFKQASNLTDVIVRTEDAVVYGNQCGQIEVFYQQAVAPNISGGLPTPADLMGIISLKAKRRLERDHGIVLL; encoded by the exons ATGAATggatttatatgtatatgtgtacatatgtacattttaaattcatggatttattatttttctctgatAATGTCTCtctttaaatctttaatatttgttaaagaAAATGGTGACTTTAAACTTGT GGAAATGATGATAGTGTTTGTCTTTGACACGTCAAGATGttgtaaagaagaagatgatccTGCAGAAGCAGTTATGTACTTCCATCCTGCATGGGTGTCACCTACTCAAAGACTTGCTTTAGCAGGCCAATTGATGGGTGTTAATCAGTTCTTAGCAACATCATTTTCTCCACCACATTCAATTTCTCTGCAAGGTGGAAAATTTGTCTTCAAAAAGTTTGGTCAATATATACTT GCAGTAGGAACAGACAGAAATATACATGATTGGGTTTTAGAAAGAAGAGCAAATACCTTGGAatcaatattgaaattttttcattgcGATCTTGTAAAAATATCAGAATCTTTTAACAATGATAGAAACAAATTTACTGAGAAGCTATATCAAATGTTCGAAACTTACTTACCAATTCTTCAATACAGTgccaatttattttctaatattcctgttattaaaCTTCCAAAG AGTGccagtaatatatttttggaaGCAATACAAATTCTGCAATATTGTCAAGAAACAAATGGAATTATGGGTGGTgctctattttataataacaa GGTAGTTGCAACACAATTAAGTGCAGATTTAACTAAACAAATTGTTATAATGGATCCATATAGAGTAAAG GCACCAGCAGAGAGAGTAGATACAGAATTTCATTTGCCCGTGGGAGTTCAACTATTACGAGTATAcatacaagaaaaacaatacatTAAATTAGTACAGGAAGCAAATAATGAACGTTATTTTAATTCGTATTTAGATTCCATGGCACAGAAATTTTCTTCTCAAAAAAAG aTCATGCGTAAGAACAGTATGAAAGAACCACATATATCTGGAACAAAACGCGACACATCACGAATTTTTACAGTACCTGAAGAAGGGGAGTTAGAACCAATGCACTGTAATAATAGTGCGACTagtatttcttctcttcctattACTGCATATAGTTCACCAGTGAAGCGTAAACAAGAGTATAAAATAGAACCATATGAATATACGAATCCACAAACACCAAGCGTTTGTTCTACACCTCTTAAAGATGTAAATAGAGTTCTACATGGATCAGCAGTTTTAATATGCAATATGAATGATAGTGCagatatttcaaaagaaaaagaaataaaagaattaaaagaaataaaaaaaaatatggatgATATTCCAGACGTTGTCAAAGAAGCACTTCGTtgtaaacatttaaataaactaAGGAATCCTTCTATTAGAAGAAAGTCATGGAGAAGCAAAGACTTAATCAAAAGAAGTTTAAGCACATCTGATTTAGAAGCTTCTTTAGATAAGATTTCTCCTGATATTCCACTTAGAACATATACATTAGGATTAccaaagttaaataaaaatgtgcaTATTAATTATGACATTGACATGTTACCAAATAAATTGTCAGAGAATAACGTTTTTCATACAATAACTGATCCATGTTATCCAGTTTTTCGTTCTGATGGATTACCTGTTTCACAGgcactatatgaacaatatatAGCTTCACATTATGAGGAACttaaagatgataatactaataattatattgacaatcgttttcttaatttatctGATTCATTGAATAAACCGTCTAAAGCTAATAATGAAAGTGCTGCTGGAGAtgtaaaggaaaatgaaactGCTGCATCTTTTAATATAGAACTTGATAACAAAAGTAAACAAGAATCTAATAGAAAAGCCATGAGTTTACCTTTGAAACCATTAAATATTTTGGATAATGATGACAAATGTAAATCAGAACCTGAAtgttataacgaatataatttattgcaaaaaagaaaactagaaGGTTTACAATTAACACCTCTTATGTCTAAATTGACTTTACTTGCTGATGAACGAACCAGTGGTTTTTGCAGTAAAGAAACAACACCTAGTGAATTTCGTGATATATTTGGATTTTCTGCTGCAACGaatcaattattaaaacaGAAATTAGAAGCAGTAagtaaagaaacaaataaagagaatgaaagtaaACTGAATGAAAGTGAATGCATCAGTGCTACTAAAGATGAAAGTAATATAGtacaaattgaattatttctatgTGGACATCAAAATATGGTCTTGGTTTTATTAATGGAAAATGGAACTGCTAACAATCCAGATTTAATACATTCTCTT TGGCAGACTTGTATCAAAACACTTGGCAGACTTGAATCTCAATTGCAACAATGTTTAGATCCTCTTCcatcaaatgaaaataaagagttATACAGCATTTTGAGTGTTGATGCAGAGTGGGATACAATACATCGTTCCGGACTTTGGGGAGTTACAGAATTGGATATAGTATCATGTCTTCATGATAGATTCAAACAAGCCAGTAATCTTACTGACGTTATTGTTCG gacTGAAGATGCTGTTGTTTATGGTAATCAATGTGGACAGATAGAAGTATTTTATCAGCAAGCAGTAGCTCCAAATATATCAGGAGGTCTTCCAACACCAGCAGATTTAATGGGAATTATATCTTTAAAAGCTAAACGTAGACTTGAAAGAGATCATGGAATTGTATTACTATAA
- the LOC124428219 gene encoding WD repeat and FYVE domain-containing protein 2, translated as MAAEIKPAPGGNHDKFSSSRKPILLSKLEGCNDDVNAAIIIPREDGVISVCDDRTVRVWLKRDSGHYWPSVCQYMAVGATSMHYCVETRQLFVGLENGNINEFVLEQDYNRMTGMREYLAHQARVSGVIYAPNCEWVLSIGRDKLFQLHCSTTGRKLGSYQTDAWYTALQFDAQSKHAFVGDYSGQIAMLKLDTNGVTFITMLKAHTGSIHTLAWDSEKQLLFSGSFDQSIIVWDIGGRQGTAYELQGHHNKVTALCYASTERVLLSGGEDAVIVCWDMATNRRETAPWVESDTCQACDRPFFWNIKAMMDQRQIGLRQHHCRHCGRALCARCTSQRTPIPSMGFEFEVRVCDPCHIQLKAANQTSLASFHDAKHSIIGMDLDAPRRRLLTIGQDRLIKIWDISALLQ; from the exons ATGGCAGCAGAAATAAAACCCGCACCCGGAGGGAATCATGATAAGTTTAGTTCTAGTCGTAAGCCGATACTTTTGTCGAAATTAGAAGGCTGTAATGACGACGTTAACGCGGCTATTATCATCCCGCGGGAAGACGGTGTAATTAGCGTTTGCGATGACAG AACTGTCAGAGTATGGCTAAAACGAGATTCTGGTCATTATTGGCCAAGCGTTTGCCAATACATGGCTGTTGGCGCAACTTCTATGCATTACTGCGTAGAAACACGACAATTATTTGTTGGACTTgaaaatggaaatataaat gAATTTGTTTTGGAACAAGATTATAATCGTATGACTGGTATGCGAGAATATTTAGCACATCAAGCAAGAGTTTCTGGAGTTATATATGCACCAAATTGCGAATGGGTATTGAGCATAGGCcgtgataaattatttcaattacatTGTTCCACTACTGGAAGAAAATTAGGATCATATCAAACGGATGCATGGTATACTGCTCTACA ATTTGATGCACAATCTAAACACGCTTTTGTGGGAGATTATTCTGGACAAATAGCAATGTTAAAATTGGATACTAATGGTGTTACTTTCATTACCATGTTGAAAGCCCATACAGGGAGTATTCATACTTTAGCATGGGATTCTGAGAAGCAACTTCTATTTTCTGGCAGTTTTGATCAAAGTATTATAGTGTGGGATATTGGAGGACGTCAAGGCACAGCATATGAACTTCAAGGCCATCA TAACAAAGTAACAGCACTTTGCTATGCAAGTACAGAACGTGTATTACTATCTGGGGGAGAAGATGCAGTGATTGTTTGTTGGGATATGGCTACAAATAGGAGAGAAACAGCACCTTGGGTTGAATCTGATACATGTCAA GCCTGTGATAGGCCATTTTTCTGGAATATAAAAGCTATGATGGATCAGCGTCAAATAGGCTTAAGGCAACATCATTGTCGTCATTGTGGCCGTGCTTTGTGTGCTCGTTGCACTTCTCAAAGAACACCGATCCCATCTATGGGATTTGAGTTCGAAGTTCGAGTGTGTGATCCATGCCATATTCAACTTAAAGCTGCCAA cCAAACATCTCTTGCATCATTTCATGATGCAAAACATAGTATTATTGGAATGGATTTAGATGCTCCACGTCGAAGATTACTAACTATTGGGCAAGATCGCTTAATTAAAATATGGGATATTTCTGCACTGCTTCAGTGA
- the LOC124428216 gene encoding uncharacterized protein LOC124428216 isoform X1 encodes MNGFICICVHMYILNSWIYYFSLIMSLFKSLIFVKENGDFKLVEMMIVFVFDTSRCCKEEDDPAEAVMYFHPAWVSPTQRLALAGQLMGVNQFLATSFSPPHSISLQGGKFVFKKFGQYILAVGTDRNIHDWVLERRANTLESILKFFHCDLVKISESFNNDRNKFTEKLYQMFETYLPILQYSANLFSNIPVIKLPKSASNIFLEAIQILQYCQETNGIMGGALFYNNKYRVVATQLSADLTKQIVIMDPYRVKAPAERVDTEFHLPVGVQLLRVYIQEKQYIKLVQEANNERYFNSYLDSMAQKFSSQKKIMRKNSMKEPHISGTKRDTSRIFTVPEEGELEPMHCNNSATSISSLPITAYSSPVKRKQEYKIEPYEYTNPQTPSVCSTPLKDVNRVLHGSAVLICNMNDSADISKEKEIKELKEIKKNMDDIPDVVKEALRCKHLNKLRNPSIRRKSWRSKDLIKRSLSTSDLEASLDKISPDIPLRTYTLGLPKLNKNVHINYDIDMLPNKLSENNVFHTITDPCYPVFRSDGLPVSQALYEQYIASHYEELKDDNTNNYIDNRFLNLSDSLNKPSKANNESAAGDVKENETAASFNIELDNKSKQESNRKAMSLPLKPLNILDNDDKCKSEPECYNEYNLLQKRKLEGLQLTPLMSKLTLLADERTSGFCSKETTPSEFRDIFGFSAATNQLLKQKLEAVSKETNKENESKLNESECISATKDESNIVQIELFLCGHQNMVLVLLMENGTANNPDLIHSLWQTCIKTLGRLESQLQQCLDPLPSNENKELYSILSVDAEWDTIHRSGLWGVTELDIVSCLHDRFKQASNLTDVIVRTEDAVVYGNQCGQIEVFYQQAVAPNISGGLPTPADLMGIISLKAKRRLERDHGIVLL; translated from the exons ATGAATggatttatatgtatatgtgtacatatgtacattttaaattcatggatttattatttttctctgatAATGTCTCtctttaaatctttaatatttgttaaagaAAATGGTGACTTTAAACTTGT GGAAATGATGATAGTGTTTGTCTTTGACACGTCAAGATGttgtaaagaagaagatgatccTGCAGAAGCAGTTATGTACTTCCATCCTGCATGGGTGTCACCTACTCAAAGACTTGCTTTAGCAGGCCAATTGATGGGTGTTAATCAGTTCTTAGCAACATCATTTTCTCCACCACATTCAATTTCTCTGCAAGGTGGAAAATTTGTCTTCAAAAAGTTTGGTCAATATATACTT GCAGTAGGAACAGACAGAAATATACATGATTGGGTTTTAGAAAGAAGAGCAAATACCTTGGAatcaatattgaaattttttcattgcGATCTTGTAAAAATATCAGAATCTTTTAACAATGATAGAAACAAATTTACTGAGAAGCTATATCAAATGTTCGAAACTTACTTACCAATTCTTCAATACAGTgccaatttattttctaatattcctgttattaaaCTTCCAAAG AGTGccagtaatatatttttggaaGCAATACAAATTCTGCAATATTGTCAAGAAACAAATGGAATTATGGGTGGTgctctattttataataacaagtatag GGTAGTTGCAACACAATTAAGTGCAGATTTAACTAAACAAATTGTTATAATGGATCCATATAGAGTAAAG GCACCAGCAGAGAGAGTAGATACAGAATTTCATTTGCCCGTGGGAGTTCAACTATTACGAGTATAcatacaagaaaaacaatacatTAAATTAGTACAGGAAGCAAATAATGAACGTTATTTTAATTCGTATTTAGATTCCATGGCACAGAAATTTTCTTCTCAAAAAAAG aTCATGCGTAAGAACAGTATGAAAGAACCACATATATCTGGAACAAAACGCGACACATCACGAATTTTTACAGTACCTGAAGAAGGGGAGTTAGAACCAATGCACTGTAATAATAGTGCGACTagtatttcttctcttcctattACTGCATATAGTTCACCAGTGAAGCGTAAACAAGAGTATAAAATAGAACCATATGAATATACGAATCCACAAACACCAAGCGTTTGTTCTACACCTCTTAAAGATGTAAATAGAGTTCTACATGGATCAGCAGTTTTAATATGCAATATGAATGATAGTGCagatatttcaaaagaaaaagaaataaaagaattaaaagaaataaaaaaaaatatggatgATATTCCAGACGTTGTCAAAGAAGCACTTCGTtgtaaacatttaaataaactaAGGAATCCTTCTATTAGAAGAAAGTCATGGAGAAGCAAAGACTTAATCAAAAGAAGTTTAAGCACATCTGATTTAGAAGCTTCTTTAGATAAGATTTCTCCTGATATTCCACTTAGAACATATACATTAGGATTAccaaagttaaataaaaatgtgcaTATTAATTATGACATTGACATGTTACCAAATAAATTGTCAGAGAATAACGTTTTTCATACAATAACTGATCCATGTTATCCAGTTTTTCGTTCTGATGGATTACCTGTTTCACAGgcactatatgaacaatatatAGCTTCACATTATGAGGAACttaaagatgataatactaataattatattgacaatcgttttcttaatttatctGATTCATTGAATAAACCGTCTAAAGCTAATAATGAAAGTGCTGCTGGAGAtgtaaaggaaaatgaaactGCTGCATCTTTTAATATAGAACTTGATAACAAAAGTAAACAAGAATCTAATAGAAAAGCCATGAGTTTACCTTTGAAACCATTAAATATTTTGGATAATGATGACAAATGTAAATCAGAACCTGAAtgttataacgaatataatttattgcaaaaaagaaaactagaaGGTTTACAATTAACACCTCTTATGTCTAAATTGACTTTACTTGCTGATGAACGAACCAGTGGTTTTTGCAGTAAAGAAACAACACCTAGTGAATTTCGTGATATATTTGGATTTTCTGCTGCAACGaatcaattattaaaacaGAAATTAGAAGCAGTAagtaaagaaacaaataaagagaatgaaagtaaACTGAATGAAAGTGAATGCATCAGTGCTACTAAAGATGAAAGTAATATAGtacaaattgaattatttctatgTGGACATCAAAATATGGTCTTGGTTTTATTAATGGAAAATGGAACTGCTAACAATCCAGATTTAATACATTCTCTT TGGCAGACTTGTATCAAAACACTTGGCAGACTTGAATCTCAATTGCAACAATGTTTAGATCCTCTTCcatcaaatgaaaataaagagttATACAGCATTTTGAGTGTTGATGCAGAGTGGGATACAATACATCGTTCCGGACTTTGGGGAGTTACAGAATTGGATATAGTATCATGTCTTCATGATAGATTCAAACAAGCCAGTAATCTTACTGACGTTATTGTTCG gacTGAAGATGCTGTTGTTTATGGTAATCAATGTGGACAGATAGAAGTATTTTATCAGCAAGCAGTAGCTCCAAATATATCAGGAGGTCTTCCAACACCAGCAGATTTAATGGGAATTATATCTTTAAAAGCTAAACGTAGACTTGAAAGAGATCATGGAATTGTATTACTATAA